In one Balaenoptera musculus isolate JJ_BM4_2016_0621 chromosome 2, mBalMus1.pri.v3, whole genome shotgun sequence genomic region, the following are encoded:
- the LOC118889623 gene encoding NADH dehydrogenase [ubiquinone] 1 beta subcomplex subunit 1-like, whose protein sequence is MMNLLPIVGDHWVHILVPIGFVFECSLDRKNDEKLTAFWNKNLSHKRELRPNEEVTWK, encoded by the coding sequence ATGATGAACTTACTTCCGATTGTGGGTGACCACTGGGTACATATTCTTGTCCCTATTGGATTTGTCTTTGAATGTTCTCTAGACAGAAAGAATGATGAAAAGCTAACTGCCTTCTGGAACAAGAATCTGTCACATAAAAGAGAACTGAGACCCAATGAAGAAGTCACCTGGAAGTAA